The following coding sequences lie in one Cyanobacterium sp. Dongsha4 genomic window:
- the hisF gene encoding imidazole glycerol phosphate synthase subunit HisF, with amino-acid sequence MLAKRILPCLDVNAGRVVKGVNFTNLKDAGDPVELAKLYNDAGADELVFLDITATHEARDTIIDVVYRTAEQVFIPLTVGGGIKTLENVKDLLRAGADKISVNSTAVRNPDFINKASERFGSQCIVVAIDARRREDANNPGWDVYVRGGRENTGIDAVTWAKEVTERGAGELLITSMDADGTQAGYDLELTKTIAEMVEIPVIASGGAGNCHHIYQALTEGKAEAALLASLLHYGQLTVEEIKKYLSSHQVPVRN; translated from the coding sequence ATGTTAGCAAAAAGAATATTACCCTGTTTAGATGTTAATGCTGGTAGAGTGGTTAAAGGTGTAAATTTTACCAATTTGAAAGATGCAGGTGATCCCGTTGAACTAGCAAAGCTATATAATGATGCAGGGGCAGATGAATTAGTTTTTCTGGATATTACCGCTACCCATGAAGCGAGAGACACAATCATTGATGTGGTATATCGCACTGCAGAACAAGTATTTATTCCTCTTACTGTTGGGGGGGGGATTAAAACCTTAGAAAATGTTAAGGATTTGTTAAGGGCGGGAGCGGATAAAATAAGTGTCAACTCAACGGCAGTAAGGAATCCAGATTTTATTAATAAAGCTAGTGAGCGTTTTGGCAGTCAATGTATTGTTGTTGCTATTGATGCAAGAAGAAGAGAAGATGCAAATAATCCGGGGTGGGATGTATATGTGAGAGGCGGAAGGGAAAACACTGGAATTGATGCGGTGACATGGGCGAAAGAGGTGACGGAGAGAGGTGCCGGGGAATTACTAATTACCAGTATGGATGCGGATGGAACTCAAGCAGGATATGATTTAGAATTAACTAAAACCATTGCGGAAATGGTGGAAATACCTGTTATCGCCTCTGGGGGTGCTGGTAACTGTCATCATATTTATCAAGCCTTAACAGAGGGAAAAGCAGAAGCGGCTTTGTTAGCTTCTTTATTACATTATGGACAATTGACGGTAGAAGAGATTAAAAAATACTTAAGTAGTCATCAAGTGCCAGTAAGAAATTAA
- a CDS encoding ribonuclease catalytic domain-containing protein — translation MKAEIEIKPRKFNSSHIQQASAVNLADHFHNRLSVFGITIDDSSTVDRDDGIWLIELSDGNFELQVSITDVSSVIPKHSPIDKEAEERVITLYHTNPSTPMLPNHLSTNLGSLEEEQRRLALTIFFQIDSNGNVNNFTIKETVFTNKKAFSYEEVEKILANPQDIPEHKLLLKMQQLAHLFAQKRVGKSGILTTEGYVDEDGNLIKENVNTHQLIAEFMILTNATVANFLAENNLPAIYRTQDVGTTDFDFVIKTMGHCLVPAVYESCAKPHVGLGLMAYAHFTSPLRRFVDLVNHRIIKNFLLQKSHPYSIQELNKICDYVNEFTEKFKCDRANYLKQKRKDELEEKYSKLNKVNIGKLSTDELSELIEYTAKNNRLKEIVLSLEKRKQDLQPKDFYNIWFVSEIQHFLEDEEIDGISVLRIKSQLDNSIVDYKSYYCHIRQKNFAFCYLDGKTTLNPEEDSKKNKARQKAALATIKSYLQGELTSQPNNFPSATFEDFIKEQSLQKLENDIDLINLDDKLFSQLIDYCLENQFEEKIIQEIENRINRLSVKDLYKIWFEGKINKFFNFTNLDSTSVVLIYCQINNYPIKYQIEYNSSEGVYSALCCINNLTPSEVSVDAKKSRAKQKASMAYIQAYVNNTLIAAPDIFVDENEDNYPEKNANQDDDINPKKDTINNIDNNEEKPTKLNIDWVSKLHYLCQANHWKSPEYIFDNIGTFFSCIVVLSVENKVLKSKGYGKSKKDAKQSASQVFMIQHQLET, via the coding sequence ATGAAAGCGGAAATAGAAATCAAACCGAGAAAATTTAACTCTAGCCACATTCAACAGGCTTCTGCTGTAAATTTAGCTGACCATTTTCACAATCGTTTATCTGTATTTGGTATAACTATAGATGATTCAAGTACCGTTGATCGAGATGATGGTATCTGGTTGATAGAATTAAGTGACGGTAATTTTGAGCTTCAAGTGAGTATTACTGATGTTTCTAGCGTAATCCCTAAACATTCCCCCATTGATAAAGAAGCAGAGGAAAGAGTAATAACCCTCTATCATACTAACCCTTCAACCCCCATGTTACCTAATCATCTTAGTACTAATTTAGGTTCATTGGAAGAAGAGCAAAGACGGTTAGCTTTAACTATTTTTTTTCAAATTGATAGTAATGGAAACGTTAATAATTTTACCATTAAAGAGACTGTTTTTACTAATAAAAAGGCTTTTAGTTATGAAGAAGTAGAAAAAATTTTAGCAAATCCTCAAGATATTCCCGAACATAAATTATTATTAAAAATGCAACAATTAGCTCATTTATTTGCTCAAAAAAGAGTGGGTAAATCAGGCATATTAACAACAGAAGGTTATGTTGATGAAGACGGCAATTTAATTAAAGAAAATGTTAATACCCATCAATTAATTGCTGAATTTATGATTTTAACTAATGCAACAGTTGCCAATTTTTTAGCAGAGAATAATCTACCTGCAATTTATCGTACTCAGGATGTTGGGACAACGGATTTTGATTTTGTGATTAAAACTATGGGTCATTGTCTAGTCCCTGCTGTTTATGAGTCTTGTGCAAAACCTCATGTTGGTTTAGGTTTGATGGCATATGCTCATTTTACTAGCCCTTTAAGAAGATTTGTTGATTTAGTTAATCATCGTATTATTAAAAATTTTCTTCTGCAAAAATCCCATCCTTATTCTATTCAAGAATTAAATAAAATTTGTGATTATGTTAATGAGTTTACCGAAAAATTTAAGTGCGATCGAGCTAATTATTTAAAGCAAAAAAGAAAAGATGAATTAGAAGAAAAATATAGCAAATTAAACAAAGTTAATATTGGTAAATTATCTACCGATGAATTATCAGAGTTAATCGAATATACAGCAAAAAATAATCGCTTAAAAGAGATAGTTTTATCTTTAGAAAAAAGAAAACAGGATTTACAACCAAAAGATTTTTATAATATCTGGTTTGTCAGTGAAATCCAACATTTTTTAGAAGACGAAGAAATAGATGGTATTTCCGTTTTAAGGATTAAAAGCCAACTAGACAATTCCATTGTTGATTATAAATCTTACTACTGCCATATAAGACAAAAAAACTTTGCTTTCTGTTATCTTGATGGTAAAACAACCCTTAACCCAGAAGAAGATAGTAAAAAAAATAAAGCTCGACAAAAAGCGGCTTTAGCAACAATTAAATCCTATTTACAAGGAGAATTAACGTCACAACCTAATAATTTTCCATCTGCTACTTTTGAGGATTTTATCAAAGAACAATCCTTACAAAAATTAGAAAACGATATTGATTTAATTAACTTAGATGATAAGCTATTTAGCCAACTAATTGACTATTGTCTTGAAAATCAATTTGAAGAAAAAATCATTCAGGAAATAGAAAACAGAATTAATCGTCTGAGTGTTAAGGATTTATATAAAATTTGGTTTGAAGGGAAAATAAATAAATTTTTCAACTTTACCAACCTAGACTCTACCTCCGTAGTTTTAATTTATTGTCAAATCAATAATTACCCCATTAAATATCAAATAGAATATAATTCTTCTGAAGGAGTTTATTCTGCCCTTTGTTGTATCAATAATTTAACCCCCTCAGAAGTTTCGGTGGATGCAAAAAAAAGTAGGGCAAAACAAAAAGCATCTATGGCGTATATTCAGGCTTATGTTAATAATACTTTAATTGCCGCTCCTGATATTTTTGTTGATGAAAATGAAGATAATTATCCTGAGAAAAACGCTAATCAAGATGATGACATTAACCCTAAAAAAGATACTATTAATAACATTGATAATAACGAAGAAAAACCAACAAAATTAAATATTGATTGGGTATCTAAACTTCATTATCTCTGTCAGGCAAATCATTGGAAATCCCCAGAATATATATTTGATAATATCGGCACTTTTTTTTCTTGTATCGTCGTTTTGTCTGTGGAAAATAAAGTCTTAAAATCTAAAGGTTATGGTAAAAGCAAAAAGGATGCTAAACAATCTGCTTCTCAGGTGTTTATGATTCAACATCAATTAGAAACTTAA
- a CDS encoding glycosyltransferase 61 family protein, with translation MLRENDIYIIENLLAEGKYFLAKEYITNLLETNPENNLLKNYLAITYLCLEENDLSGAIYLELLLNIDELEIDNIAEIIFKIATIKYSQYNFNLAIELYYQGLELNPNHVSAYIDLAHIFAQQSNVDLGIEVLKKLLENQPNCIIAYENLGQLWEDIKEWKNAIAVYEQGKKIEPQNLQILSSLADCYLKIDDYNSARNILKEIIKINPHHIQSYGQLGYIYLIEKKLNLVVDKWKILINQIPKTINNYQNWYQQEIAIKVNQEEVIKLNIDLIESLQTNKSLGEISQNIAHILFSQRKYKLAIHYYQISLDNKIENDIIYTNLIVSLYYQNQYDNINLYLEKLKVINPHQYQIIAQQINTKLDNRKEHEYQINNPVNQYYETAYEWAKQNNRLETNYYSFELDNYLYLKPPKTIHKKNHPSFYFPEKIELPKPFLVKIPNGKVYLKKTEGSSAIITEDNYLIGDLSPESPALSPNHPDSHPSKHSLLQSPFLPPKTIIEGKVLVLVGLLNNVYFHWLFDIFPRLYLVELLGINWQDIDYILVDNRTNFQKETLQILNISPEKILPLSFPLYLQAEELIIPSFPGCIAWMPSWSCQYLKNKLLGYNKEQKPYRKLYITRNNAHSRRFINEQELVKLLKKNDFEIVDLESFSVKQQAELLSEAKIVISPHGSGLSNLVFCQPNTKVVEIFAPNYVYPCYWLVSNLVNLDYHYIIGEAIGSSHFHSFLYPDSRLEDIYLQSPMVILDLIV, from the coding sequence ATGTTAAGAGAAAATGATATTTATATAATTGAGAACTTATTGGCAGAGGGAAAGTATTTTTTAGCTAAGGAATATATTACAAACTTATTAGAAACAAATCCAGAAAATAATCTTCTCAAAAATTATTTAGCGATAACTTATCTTTGTTTAGAAGAAAATGATTTAAGTGGTGCTATTTACTTAGAATTGTTATTAAATATTGATGAATTAGAAATAGATAATATTGCTGAAATTATTTTTAAAATTGCCACAATTAAATATAGTCAATATAATTTTAATTTAGCAATAGAGTTATATTATCAAGGATTAGAATTAAATCCTAATCATGTCAGTGCTTATATTGATTTAGCTCATATTTTTGCTCAACAAAGTAACGTTGATTTAGGAATAGAAGTCTTAAAAAAATTATTAGAAAACCAACCTAACTGTATTATTGCTTATGAAAATTTAGGTCAATTATGGGAAGATATAAAAGAATGGAAAAATGCGATCGCAGTCTATGAACAAGGAAAAAAAATAGAGCCTCAAAATTTACAAATTCTCTCCTCCTTAGCAGATTGTTACCTCAAAATTGATGATTATAACTCCGCAAGAAACATATTAAAAGAAATAATAAAAATAAATCCTCACCATATTCAAAGTTATGGACAATTAGGTTATATCTATCTCATAGAAAAAAAATTAAATCTAGTTGTCGATAAATGGAAAATATTAATTAATCAGATACCGAAAACAATTAATAACTATCAAAATTGGTATCAACAAGAAATAGCAATTAAAGTAAATCAAGAAGAAGTAATTAAACTAAATATTGACTTAATTGAGAGTTTACAAACTAATAAATCATTAGGAGAAATTAGTCAGAATATTGCTCACATATTATTTAGCCAAAGAAAATATAAATTAGCAATCCACTATTATCAAATTTCATTAGACAACAAAATAGAAAACGACATCATTTATACTAATTTAATTGTTAGCCTTTACTATCAGAATCAATACGATAATATTAATCTTTATCTTGAGAAATTGAAAGTAATTAACCCTCATCAATATCAAATAATTGCACAACAAATTAATACCAAATTAGATAACAGAAAGGAGCATGAATATCAAATTAATAATCCTGTTAATCAATATTATGAAACAGCTTATGAATGGGCAAAACAAAATAACCGATTAGAAACAAACTATTATTCTTTTGAATTAGACAACTATTTATACTTAAAACCGCCGAAAACTATTCATAAAAAAAATCATCCCAGTTTTTACTTTCCTGAAAAAATAGAACTACCCAAACCCTTTCTTGTCAAAATTCCTAATGGTAAAGTGTATTTAAAAAAGACAGAAGGAAGTAGTGCCATTATTACGGAAGATAATTATTTAATTGGTGATTTGTCTCCTGAATCTCCAGCTTTAAGTCCAAATCATCCTGATAGTCACCCTAGTAAGCATTCTCTTTTACAAAGCCCTTTTCTGCCGCCTAAAACAATAATAGAAGGTAAAGTTTTAGTATTAGTAGGATTATTAAATAACGTTTATTTTCATTGGTTGTTTGACATTTTTCCTCGTCTTTATTTAGTTGAACTATTAGGTATAAATTGGCAGGACATTGATTATATTTTAGTAGATAATAGGACAAATTTTCAAAAAGAAACCTTACAAATATTGAACATCTCTCCTGAAAAAATATTACCCCTTTCATTTCCTTTATATCTTCAAGCTGAAGAATTAATTATTCCTTCATTTCCCGGTTGTATTGCTTGGATGCCTTCTTGGAGTTGTCAATATTTGAAAAATAAATTATTGGGATATAACAAAGAGCAAAAACCCTATAGAAAATTATATATAACCCGAAATAATGCCCATAGTCGTCGTTTTATCAATGAGCAAGAATTAGTAAAATTATTGAAAAAAAATGACTTTGAAATAGTTGATTTAGAATCATTTTCCGTTAAACAACAAGCAGAATTATTATCTGAGGCAAAAATAGTTATTTCTCCTCACGGTAGTGGTTTAAGTAACCTTGTTTTTTGTCAACCTAATACTAAAGTTGTGGAAATATTTGCACCAAATTATGTTTATCCTTGCTATTGGTTGGTGAGTAATTTAGTTAATTTGGACTACCATTATATAATTGGGGAAGCTATTGGTAGTTCTCATTTTCACTCTTTCCTTTATCCTGATAGTAGATTAGAGGATATTTATTTGCAATCCCCAATGGTAATATTAGATTTAATTGTATAA
- a CDS encoding HEAT repeat domain-containing protein, with the protein MSQTLESLNLETETGKINHYDITHILSSYDSIPLETAIEMLARGNFEAKWVVSKVLVKYGEKVIPLLKEIILDENVDLDLRCSALRIVEQIKSPQVILIISELFSLTQSEELITLAIETLASQGKECVGFLSNLLNQEEYRIFATKALAQIPHTSIIAPLLSVTKDENSQVRLYSLTALKNFDRTSILKVMIEALEDNSSSVRKEALIGIGLRLKKTQEIPLISIIAPLLDDLNLGVAQQAAITLSKCSHPLAVNFLEKSLISPYTPIPLKITIIKSLAWIETEKSIQSLGNYIILADNLLTLEIIKVLGRITDSKITQDAIAILNNFYENIPPSKNTSEILQSLCYSWKQLKAKSALKYIQEIAENSKKYFNSLEAEKILFHLKSLSES; encoded by the coding sequence ATGTCTCAAACTTTAGAAAGTCTTAATTTAGAAACAGAAACAGGGAAGATTAATCATTATGACATCACCCATATTTTAAGTAGTTACGATTCAATCCCTTTAGAGACTGCTATAGAAATGTTAGCAAGGGGCAATTTTGAGGCGAAGTGGGTTGTTTCTAAAGTTTTGGTTAAATATGGAGAAAAGGTTATACCCTTATTGAAAGAGATTATTCTCGATGAAAATGTGGATTTGGATTTGCGTTGCAGTGCCTTGAGAATAGTTGAACAAATTAAAAGTCCTCAAGTAATATTAATTATTAGTGAGTTATTTTCTCTCACTCAGTCAGAAGAATTAATTACTCTCGCCATTGAAACTCTAGCTTCTCAAGGTAAGGAGTGTGTTGGCTTTTTATCTAATCTACTAAATCAAGAAGAATATCGTATTTTTGCCACTAAAGCCCTAGCACAAATTCCTCACACTTCGATTATTGCACCATTACTATCTGTTACTAAGGATGAAAATAGTCAAGTTAGACTTTACTCTCTCACTGCTTTAAAAAATTTCGATCGCACTTCCATACTTAAGGTTATGATAGAGGCATTGGAGGATAATAGCTCTAGTGTTCGTAAAGAAGCCTTAATCGGAATTGGTTTAAGGTTGAAAAAAACTCAAGAAATTCCCCTTATATCAATTATTGCACCCTTACTCGATGATCTCAATCTTGGGGTTGCCCAACAAGCGGCAATTACATTAAGTAAATGTAGTCACCCTCTAGCGGTTAATTTTCTGGAGAAATCTTTAATCTCTCCTTATACTCCCATACCATTAAAAATAACTATCATTAAGTCACTGGCATGGATAGAAACAGAAAAAAGTATCCAATCTTTAGGAAACTATATAATCTTAGCTGATAACTTACTCACATTGGAAATAATTAAAGTTTTAGGTAGAATTACTGATTCCAAAATAACACAAGATGCGATCGCAATTTTAAATAATTTTTATGAAAATATCCCCCCAAGTAAAAACACCTCAGAAATTCTCCAAAGTCTTTGTTACTCATGGAAACAACTAAAAGCAAAATCTGCCCTTAAATATATTCAAGAAATTGCCGAAAATAGCAAAAAATATTTTAATTCTTTAGAAGCGGAAAAAATACTATTTCACCTAAAATCCCTCTCAGAATCTTGA
- a CDS encoding ammonium transporter, whose product MLITRTQKRKIQLIINKIQKSSSWQGCVLLSVILLLCSSYAVYAQDSSTSLEIVTGELKVGLDTLWVVIASILVIAMNAGFAMLETGFCRSKNAVNLLSKNLIVFAVSTLAFWAIGFGLMFADGNSFIGTQGFFLQGADNSPATGEAYEGVYNALSWAGVPLSAKFLFQVAFAGTAATIVSGAVAERVKFIDFLFFSFFLVAIAYPIIGHWTWGGGWLAEAGFQDFAGSTVVHSVGGWCALTGAIILGPRLGKYLSDGGIVPLPGHNLSLATLGCFILWIGWFGFNPGSTMAVGENIAYIAVVTNLAAASGALTGTISSWVLAGKPDLSLSINGILSGLVAITAGCSMVSYSSAVTIGALAGILVVFSVYMLDKLKIDDPVGAVSVHLVNGIWGTIAVGLFADENITGDENIAGFFSNGTFELLGSQILGVVSVGVAMIIFSTVFWVVLRSIFGLRVSQEEEYLGLDIGEHGMEAYTGFFDFEGESQ is encoded by the coding sequence ATGTTAATTACAAGAACTCAAAAAAGGAAAATTCAGTTAATTATCAACAAAATTCAGAAATCTTCTAGTTGGCAAGGTTGTGTTTTATTAAGTGTTATTTTACTCTTATGTTCCAGTTATGCGGTGTATGCTCAAGATAGTTCTACTTCCCTAGAAATCGTTACAGGAGAGTTAAAAGTAGGCTTGGATACCCTATGGGTGGTAATAGCTTCAATTTTAGTTATCGCCATGAATGCCGGTTTTGCGATGTTAGAAACAGGATTTTGCCGTAGTAAAAACGCCGTTAATTTACTCTCCAAAAATTTAATCGTTTTTGCCGTATCAACTTTGGCTTTTTGGGCTATTGGATTCGGTTTAATGTTTGCCGATGGAAATAGCTTTATTGGTACTCAGGGATTTTTTTTACAAGGAGCAGATAACAGCCCCGCTACAGGAGAGGCTTATGAGGGGGTTTACAACGCCTTGAGTTGGGCAGGAGTACCTTTATCGGCAAAATTTTTATTTCAGGTGGCTTTTGCTGGTACGGCGGCGACAATCGTCTCTGGTGCGGTGGCAGAGAGAGTTAAATTCATTGATTTTTTATTTTTCAGTTTTTTCCTAGTTGCGATCGCATATCCTATTATAGGACATTGGACTTGGGGAGGTGGATGGTTAGCAGAAGCTGGATTTCAGGATTTTGCAGGGTCAACGGTAGTGCATTCTGTAGGAGGATGGTGTGCTTTAACAGGAGCAATAATTTTAGGACCAAGACTAGGAAAATATTTATCTGATGGTGGTATAGTACCCTTACCCGGTCATAATTTAAGTTTGGCAACTTTAGGGTGTTTTATTCTTTGGATTGGTTGGTTTGGCTTTAACCCCGGCTCAACCATGGCAGTAGGAGAAAATATAGCTTATATTGCGGTGGTGACGAATTTAGCGGCCGCCTCTGGGGCATTAACAGGCACTATTAGTAGTTGGGTATTAGCAGGAAAACCCGATTTATCCCTAAGTATCAACGGTATTTTGTCAGGATTAGTAGCAATTACTGCGGGATGTTCAATGGTATCTTACTCTAGTGCGGTCACTATTGGGGCATTAGCTGGTATTTTGGTGGTTTTTTCTGTATATATGTTAGATAAATTAAAAATTGATGATCCTGTCGGTGCAGTATCGGTACACTTAGTTAATGGCATTTGGGGCACTATTGCCGTAGGTTTATTCGCTGACGAGAACATTACAGGGGATGAAAATATTGCTGGTTTCTTCAGTAATGGTACTTTTGAGTTACTTGGCTCACAGATTTTAGGGGTTGTTAGTGTGGGGGTTGCCATGATTATTTTTAGTACAGTATTTTGGGTTGTGTTAAGATCTATTTTTGGTTTAAGAGTTTCTCAGGAAGAGGAATACTTAGGTTTAGATATTGGTGAACATGGTATGGAGGCTTATACTGGATTTTTTGATTTTGAAGGAGAAAGCCAGTAG
- a CDS encoding SpoIIE family protein phosphatase translates to MSNQEKITILIADDESVSRKYLTMILQKDGYEIITVENGEKCLETYQQIFPDMVLLDGLMPVMDGFDCCRRLKELPRGNDTIVLMITGLDDRDSVNQAYEVGATDFLTKPINPAVLRRRIKYLLDVKKAERALKESEEKYRTLVENLREVIFYADKKGNLTFLNPAWQDLTGLPPDACLGYPLSIYIYPEDQPIYAQYWHCLVNSPEDTTSKLKCQVRYVKKNGNFGWMRIFASLIINDKGELEGVTGTINDITERKRIEQYQIIERDVIKILAQSEQKTEAIQKILKVIGNNLGLEIGEYWELKTEDNLIYPEIKWHINNQEIEKILSIREENLNSILWEKWDFSYDEFWLNNHKLLSSKNEVNLRHIFAFPICNGEEKLGIITFFSRKSAQYDINLLENIVNLGNQIGQFIKRKQAEEKLKETNSLLQSELSTASEYVFSLLPSPEEHNLSVEQKFIPSSKLGGDIFDYYWLDEENIAIYLLDVAGHGIHSALLSVSILNLVRNNSLYNTDPYQPWTIITELNRLFQMDSDRLNYFTIWYGVYNTDTHELIYSSAGHPPAILIYQENNQWKYEKLKTPSLPVGMIEDVEFDQSLCVVKPDSYLYIFSDGIYEIEQENENIWGLENFISLLVDTQAKYKGELRHLIKHIEKVNHSRNFNDDLSILKIHLR, encoded by the coding sequence ATGTCTAATCAAGAAAAAATCACCATCCTTATCGCAGATGATGAATCCGTAAGTAGAAAATATCTAACGATGATTTTACAAAAAGACGGATATGAAATTATTACTGTAGAAAATGGAGAAAAATGTTTAGAGACATATCAACAAATATTCCCTGATATGGTTTTGTTGGATGGATTAATGCCCGTAATGGATGGCTTTGATTGTTGTCGTCGTTTAAAAGAGTTACCTAGGGGCAATGATACCATTGTGTTGATGATAACAGGTTTAGACGATCGCGATTCCGTTAATCAGGCTTATGAAGTGGGTGCAACTGATTTTTTAACCAAACCCATCAACCCTGCGGTTTTACGTCGTCGTATTAAATATTTGCTTGATGTCAAAAAAGCAGAAAGAGCATTAAAAGAAAGCGAGGAAAAATACAGAACTTTAGTAGAAAATTTAAGAGAAGTTATCTTTTATGCAGATAAAAAAGGTAATTTGACTTTTCTTAACCCTGCATGGCAAGATTTAACTGGTTTACCCCCTGATGCTTGTTTGGGGTATCCTTTATCTATCTATATCTATCCAGAAGACCAACCTATTTATGCACAGTATTGGCATTGTCTTGTTAATTCTCCTGAAGATACTACATCAAAACTGAAATGTCAAGTTAGATATGTTAAGAAAAATGGTAATTTCGGTTGGATGAGAATTTTTGCTTCTCTAATTATTAACGATAAGGGAGAATTAGAAGGGGTAACAGGTACAATCAATGATATTACAGAAAGAAAAAGAATCGAGCAGTATCAAATAATTGAAAGAGATGTAATCAAAATCTTGGCACAATCAGAGCAAAAAACTGAAGCCATCCAAAAAATATTAAAAGTAATTGGTAATAATCTTGGTTTAGAAATTGGGGAATATTGGGAGTTAAAAACAGAGGATAATTTAATTTATCCAGAAATAAAATGGCATATTAATAATCAAGAAATTGAAAAAATACTCTCAATTCGAGAAGAAAATTTGAACTCTATTCTCTGGGAAAAATGGGATTTTTCTTATGATGAATTTTGGCTAAATAATCATAAATTACTTTCATCAAAAAATGAGGTAAATTTAAGACATATATTTGCTTTTCCTATATGTAATGGGGAAGAAAAATTAGGCATCATTACCTTTTTTTCTCGTAAATCTGCTCAATATGACATTAACTTATTAGAAAATATTGTTAATTTAGGTAATCAAATCGGTCAATTTATCAAACGAAAACAAGCAGAAGAAAAACTGAAAGAAACTAATTCTCTTTTACAATCAGAATTAAGCACAGCTTCTGAATATGTGTTTTCTTTATTACCCTCTCCTGAAGAACATAATTTATCTGTGGAACAAAAATTTATTCCATCTTCTAAGTTGGGAGGAGATATTTTTGATTATTATTGGTTGGATGAGGAGAATATAGCTATTTATTTACTAGATGTTGCAGGTCATGGTATTCATTCCGCTTTGTTATCTGTGTCTATCCTTAATTTAGTTCGCAATAATTCACTATATAATACAGATCCTTATCAACCTTGGACAATTATCACTGAATTAAATCGTCTTTTTCAAATGGATAGCGATCGCCTCAATTACTTTACAATATGGTATGGGGTATATAATACCGATACCCATGAGCTAATATATTCTTCGGCGGGGCATCCTCCAGCCATATTAATTTATCAAGAAAATAATCAATGGAAATATGAGAAATTAAAGACTCCTAGCTTACCAGTGGGTATGATTGAAGATGTGGAATTTGACCAGAGTTTATGCGTTGTTAAACCCGATAGTTATTTATATATTTTCAGTGATGGTATTTATGAAATTGAGCAAGAAAACGAAAATATCTGGGGATTAGAAAACTTTATCAGTTTATTAGTGGATACCCAAGCAAAATACAAAGGCGAATTACGACATTTAATTAAGCACATAGAAAAAGTCAACCATTCTCGTAATTTTAATGATGACCTTTCTATTCTTAAAATTCATTTACGATAG
- a CDS encoding TIGR04168 family protein, with product MTDKIINIAVIGDVHDLWNEFDHEALEFLQVDLVLFVGDFGNESIPLISQIAQLNIPKAIVLGNHDAWFSATEWGRKKCPYDRILEDRVQQQLDILGKFHVGYGYLDFPELDISVVGSRPFSWGGSKWKCEEFYREKYAIENFNQSSDRIIASVNKTQTQQIIFIGHNGPFGLGANPEDTCGRDWKPLGGDFGDPDFQEAIKYTQELGKNVPLVTFGHMHHSLRHTKDRLRTIINQDEHKTIYLNAASTPRIQEIEGEKIHKFSLVTLDTGIVTKIDLMAISENMKVKDTINLYRK from the coding sequence ATGACCGATAAAATTATCAATATTGCAGTAATAGGGGATGTTCACGATCTTTGGAATGAATTTGACCATGAGGCGTTAGAATTTTTACAAGTGGACTTAGTCTTATTTGTCGGGGATTTTGGCAATGAATCAATTCCCTTAATCAGTCAAATCGCTCAATTAAATATCCCCAAAGCAATAGTATTAGGTAATCATGATGCTTGGTTTAGTGCCACAGAATGGGGTAGAAAAAAATGTCCTTACGATCGCATCTTGGAAGATAGAGTACAACAACAGTTAGACATATTAGGAAAATTCCATGTTGGTTATGGCTATCTTGATTTTCCAGAATTAGATATTTCTGTGGTGGGTAGTCGCCCTTTTAGTTGGGGTGGGTCAAAATGGAAGTGTGAAGAATTTTATCGAGAAAAATATGCGATCGAAAATTTCAATCAGTCTTCAGACAGAATCATCGCCTCTGTCAACAAAACTCAAACCCAACAGATAATTTTTATTGGCCATAATGGCCCTTTCGGTTTAGGGGCAAATCCAGAAGATACCTGCGGTAGAGACTGGAAACCCCTAGGGGGAGACTTTGGCGATCCTGATTTTCAAGAAGCGATAAAATACACTCAAGAATTAGGCAAAAATGTACCATTAGTCACCTTTGGTCATATGCACCATAGCTTAAGGCATACTAAAGATAGATTAAGAACCATTATTAACCAAGATGAACATAAAACAATTTATTTGAATGCCGCCTCCACCCCCCGTATTCAAGAAATCGAAGGGGAAAAAATCCATAAATTTTCCCTTGTCACCCTAGATACTGGCATAGTTACCAAAATTGATTTAATGGCTATCAGTGAAAATATGAAAGTAAAAGACACAATAAACCTCTATCGTAAATGA